A genomic window from Thalassoroseus pseudoceratinae includes:
- the gmd gene encoding GDP-mannose 4,6-dehydratase, producing the protein MKRVALITGITGQDGSYLTEFLLEKDYEVHGISPCTSHGFFNHDSTIHFADLADGTNLREIVDSVKPDEVYHLGAQSHVKLSFELPVRTADVTGVGTTRILNAIHEHQQHTGRQVRFYQASSSEMYGKIVESPQTETTPFHPRSPYACAKVYAYWQTINYREAYGMFACNGILFNHESPRRGQAFVTRKITQAAARIKLGLQKELRLGNLDAKRDWGFAGDYVEAMWLMLQHSEPDDYVIASGETHSVREFLDEVFGHLDLDWQDYVVVDPEFFRPSEVDHLHGDFGKARRVLGWEPKVSFRELAQIMTDHDLVAAKKEKVLADHGVE; encoded by the coding sequence GTGAAACGTGTGGCTTTGATCACCGGCATTACCGGTCAAGACGGTTCGTATTTGACCGAATTCCTGCTGGAGAAAGATTACGAAGTGCATGGAATTTCGCCGTGCACTTCACATGGATTTTTCAATCACGACTCGACGATCCACTTCGCCGACTTGGCCGACGGCACGAATCTGCGAGAGATCGTCGATTCCGTCAAACCGGATGAAGTGTATCATCTCGGAGCTCAAAGCCATGTGAAGTTGTCGTTTGAGTTGCCCGTGCGGACGGCGGATGTCACCGGAGTCGGCACCACACGCATCTTGAATGCCATTCACGAACACCAACAGCACACCGGTCGACAAGTTCGGTTTTACCAAGCGTCTTCGAGTGAGATGTATGGCAAAATCGTCGAGTCGCCGCAGACCGAAACCACCCCGTTCCATCCGCGAAGCCCGTACGCCTGTGCGAAGGTGTACGCCTACTGGCAGACGATCAACTATCGAGAAGCGTACGGCATGTTTGCCTGCAACGGGATTTTGTTCAATCACGAATCTCCGCGACGTGGTCAAGCGTTTGTGACTCGCAAAATCACGCAGGCGGCCGCTCGCATCAAACTCGGACTGCAAAAGGAACTGCGGCTCGGTAACCTCGACGCAAAACGCGATTGGGGTTTCGCGGGTGACTATGTCGAGGCGATGTGGCTGATGCTACAGCACAGCGAACCCGATGACTACGTCATCGCCAGCGGCGAAACGCATTCCGTGCGAGAATTTCTTGACGAAGTTTTTGGACACCTCGACCTCGACTGGCAAGATTACGTCGTCGTCGATCCGGAATTCTTCCGCCCCAGTGAAGTCGACCACCTGCATGGTGATTTCGGCAAAGCCCGTCGTGTGCTTGGTTGGGAACCGAAAGTCAGTTTCCGCGAACTCGCACAAATCATGACCGACCACGACCTTGTCGCCGCCAAGAAAGAAAAAGTCCTCGCCGACCACGGAGTCGAATGA
- a CDS encoding right-handed parallel beta-helix repeat-containing protein, which yields MIVSRLSGLLSRPIARRARIGRRRHPGIEAVERLEYRTMLTTFLVDATGGGDFTTIQAAVDAAANNGEDDAITIAPGTYVENVMISGQDGDLSFRGLGQDRGDVVIDGSGAATLTDTVNIQASGGQSFNLANLTLIGGRDGIKIQGVASGGNLGTLRLEDVDARTNQLSGVAAIDVGIASVFRSNLTENGHRGIFVFNAGSVAIVDSNASENTRDGADIRETDEVFLFGSQFNDNQSEGVYASRNGTIEISESEFNRNVDNGFDARVTGSIVISESQVDANGPLPSGERVSGVFMSEVDTLEVYSTTVNDNTANGFDVFNLNDIAIVDGLSSTGNRFGGLRFIQNTDAAIANDAHVTVQNTRVQSNDGRGFHFEYIRANVFDSQSLDNGIVGDDIRFAGGGVYVTGGEVHIVRSQISNNVTDVAAGGIIAREQATVLVSQSEISENVSTRGGGGFWIDQGCTVVIDNSTVASNSANGVGGGIGNQGDVTLRNSTLVLNTADSESMDAGVGGGIWTDSDSFAVTRLHNSIVAGNQLGDGTPNDLDNGTVDASSSSNLIGDAATSGGLVDGTNRNQVGNGGSGTRDIGTVIETTLAHNGGTTRTHALVDDSPAIGAGDNLQIPGGAATDQRGAGFPRIVGSRVDIGAVESSFVEAGFQVDPLGEIQDEPIDATVINGSYTRQVVGNFGNNTSSPGLDQDDDFFYWNPVTGENRLVFGDGRIQSNVIDPSVINFDFQDLIVGNFDGEGQDEILFWNFTSGKNRVVRFEQTTGNTQATFETNVIPSILINGNEYNELIVARFDADSSDDLFFWNRRSGANLVFVFNQGLKPTNYAGERIRLSAQRDVIPSSSINGEFDQVVAGDFRSGGLSELLFVDFASGRNRLVELDSLPSTTRFTDQRFLTFNRLTNNTIEPAAINGNDFSMLVVGDYDLDGIDDVFAFQSGSGRNRLLLNSTEPAADVVSFSIDAEPIESPAINGEFSQIEAVFVEAEDGLFSYGLFFWDPITGRNRRAFSDLGVNT from the coding sequence ATGATTGTGTCCCGATTGAGTGGTCTATTGTCTCGTCCAATCGCTCGCCGAGCTCGAATCGGACGGCGACGCCATCCGGGGATCGAGGCGGTGGAACGGTTGGAATACCGAACGATGCTGACCACGTTCTTGGTCGATGCGACGGGCGGTGGGGACTTTACGACGATCCAAGCCGCCGTCGATGCAGCGGCGAACAACGGTGAAGACGACGCCATCACCATTGCTCCCGGCACGTACGTTGAGAATGTGATGATCAGCGGGCAAGACGGCGACTTGTCCTTTCGTGGACTTGGACAGGATCGCGGTGATGTCGTCATCGATGGTAGTGGAGCGGCAACACTGACCGACACGGTGAACATTCAAGCGTCGGGCGGGCAGTCATTCAACCTGGCAAATCTTACCCTAATTGGTGGACGCGACGGAATCAAAATCCAGGGCGTGGCGTCCGGTGGAAACTTAGGGACGCTGCGTCTTGAAGATGTCGATGCTCGTACGAATCAGCTCAGCGGAGTGGCGGCCATCGATGTCGGCATCGCAAGCGTTTTTCGCAGCAATCTGACCGAAAATGGCCACCGCGGGATTTTTGTGTTTAACGCCGGTTCCGTTGCGATCGTGGATTCCAATGCATCGGAAAATACCCGGGACGGTGCTGACATTCGCGAGACTGACGAGGTCTTTCTCTTCGGTAGCCAGTTCAACGACAACCAAAGCGAAGGCGTTTACGCCTCACGCAATGGCACGATTGAGATCTCTGAATCGGAGTTCAACCGCAATGTCGACAACGGATTCGACGCACGTGTGACTGGTTCCATTGTCATCAGCGAGAGTCAGGTCGACGCGAACGGTCCGCTCCCGAGTGGTGAACGGGTTAGCGGGGTCTTCATGTCGGAAGTTGACACCCTCGAAGTCTATTCCACAACCGTCAATGACAACACGGCGAATGGATTCGACGTCTTCAATTTGAACGACATCGCGATTGTTGATGGTTTGAGTTCAACTGGGAACCGATTCGGTGGGCTCCGATTTATTCAAAACACCGACGCCGCGATTGCGAACGACGCCCACGTCACCGTTCAGAATACACGCGTCCAATCCAACGATGGTCGTGGGTTCCATTTTGAGTACATTCGAGCCAACGTGTTCGATTCGCAATCGCTTGACAACGGCATTGTCGGCGACGATATCCGCTTCGCTGGCGGTGGGGTTTACGTGACCGGTGGTGAAGTCCATATCGTGCGGTCGCAGATCTCGAACAACGTCACCGATGTTGCCGCCGGTGGAATCATTGCCCGGGAGCAAGCGACCGTTTTGGTCTCGCAGAGCGAAATCTCGGAGAATGTTTCAACGCGGGGCGGCGGCGGTTTTTGGATTGACCAGGGCTGCACGGTCGTGATCGACAATTCCACGGTCGCGTCAAATTCTGCCAACGGTGTCGGTGGCGGCATTGGCAATCAAGGCGATGTCACACTTCGGAATTCCACGCTCGTGCTCAATACGGCGGATTCTGAATCAATGGACGCTGGTGTGGGCGGCGGAATCTGGACGGATTCGGACTCTTTTGCCGTCACGCGATTGCACAATTCGATTGTCGCCGGCAATCAACTCGGTGACGGCACACCCAACGATTTGGACAACGGTACTGTTGATGCCAGCAGCTCTTCAAACCTGATTGGAGACGCGGCAACGTCGGGCGGGCTCGTCGATGGAACTAATCGGAATCAGGTGGGGAACGGTGGAAGCGGGACACGTGACATTGGCACCGTGATCGAAACAACCCTGGCCCACAACGGTGGCACGACTCGGACTCATGCGTTGGTGGATGATAGTCCCGCCATTGGTGCGGGTGACAATTTGCAAATTCCCGGCGGAGCCGCCACCGATCAACGGGGGGCGGGCTTTCCGAGAATTGTCGGTTCACGAGTGGATATCGGTGCGGTTGAAAGCTCTTTCGTCGAGGCCGGTTTTCAAGTCGATCCGTTGGGGGAAATTCAGGACGAACCCATCGACGCGACCGTCATCAACGGAAGTTACACGCGGCAAGTTGTCGGGAATTTTGGGAACAATACCTCGTCGCCAGGGTTGGATCAGGACGACGATTTCTTCTACTGGAACCCGGTTACGGGAGAAAATCGGTTGGTCTTTGGAGACGGTCGCATTCAATCCAACGTGATCGACCCGAGTGTGATTAACTTCGATTTCCAAGATCTCATCGTCGGCAATTTCGATGGTGAGGGGCAGGACGAAATTTTGTTTTGGAACTTCACGAGCGGAAAGAACCGAGTTGTTCGATTTGAACAAACGACTGGAAACACACAAGCCACGTTTGAAACGAATGTCATCCCTTCAATTCTGATCAATGGCAATGAGTACAACGAGTTGATCGTGGCTCGATTCGATGCGGATTCCTCGGACGATTTGTTTTTCTGGAATCGACGTTCAGGGGCAAACTTGGTTTTCGTGTTCAATCAAGGACTCAAGCCGACCAATTACGCAGGCGAGCGAATTCGTTTGTCGGCTCAACGGGATGTGATCCCGAGTTCGTCGATCAACGGGGAATTCGATCAGGTCGTTGCCGGAGATTTTCGTTCGGGTGGTCTGAGCGAACTCTTGTTTGTCGATTTCGCCTCGGGACGCAATCGATTGGTGGAGTTGGACAGCCTTCCTTCGACAACGCGGTTCACCGATCAGCGGTTTCTCACATTCAATCGGCTCACGAACAACACAATCGAACCGGCGGCAATCAATGGCAACGACTTTTCCATGCTCGTTGTCGGGGACTACGACTTAGACGGAATCGACGATGTGTTCGCGTTTCAGTCCGGGAGTGGACGGAATCGATTGCTGTTGAACTCGACCGAGCCAGCGGCAGATGTCGTGTCGTTCTCGATCGACGCTGAACCGATCGAGTCGCCCGCCATCAATGGCGAGTTCAGCCAGATCGAGGCGGTATTCGTCGAAGCCGAAGACGGATTGTTCAGCTACGGCTTGTTCTTCTGGGATCCGATTACCGGGCGAAACCGTCGTGCGTTTTCGGATCTCGGCGTCAACACCTAA
- the coaD gene encoding pantetheine-phosphate adenylyltransferase, protein MPTQNSRHAVYVGSFDPVTLGHEDLIRRGADVFDSLTVGVGINPSKSPLFTVEERITLIRSTFEDLPNVQVQSFSGLAVDFVRSLGAKVMLRGLRTLTDIEAEFTMSLANRVLSPELETVFLMASEKYTHISSSLIKQIAQMGGEGTAKQLENFVPANVIPALLEKIRPS, encoded by the coding sequence ATGCCAACGCAGAACTCTCGCCATGCGGTCTATGTCGGTAGTTTTGATCCTGTGACGCTGGGGCACGAGGATTTGATCCGCCGTGGTGCCGATGTGTTCGACTCTCTTACGGTGGGCGTGGGGATCAATCCTTCGAAATCACCATTGTTCACAGTCGAGGAGCGAATCACGCTGATCCGGTCGACTTTCGAAGACTTGCCCAATGTGCAAGTTCAGTCCTTCAGCGGCTTGGCGGTTGATTTTGTCCGCAGCTTGGGGGCGAAAGTCATGCTCCGCGGATTGCGAACGCTGACGGACATCGAAGCAGAATTTACGATGTCGTTGGCCAACCGTGTCCTTTCGCCGGAGTTGGAAACGGTGTTCCTCATGGCGAGTGAGAAATACACGCACATATCCAGTTCGCTCATCAAGCAAATCGCGCAAATGGGAGGGGAAGGCACTGCGAAACAACTGGAAAACTTCGTCCCCGCGAATGTTATTCCGGCTCTCTTGGAGAAAATTCGCCCGTCCTGA
- a CDS encoding Hsp20/alpha crystallin family protein, which translates to MPIFRWGQAWGGAFRDLEREVDRLLQGVNLTFEGVRFGRQYPPLNLYELPDEYLLTAELPGTRSEDLELTVAGGILTLKGRRDELKDVPEEKFRRSERFHGNWQRSVTIPDRVRDEEMTAEFNDGILKVHLPKGEETSPRQIPVVESHDS; encoded by the coding sequence ATGCCCATATTCCGTTGGGGGCAGGCTTGGGGCGGTGCCTTCCGCGATCTCGAACGTGAGGTCGATCGGCTGTTGCAAGGTGTGAACCTGACTTTTGAAGGCGTCCGTTTTGGGCGTCAGTACCCACCGCTGAACCTCTACGAACTGCCGGACGAATACCTGTTGACCGCCGAATTACCCGGAACGCGGAGCGAAGACCTGGAGCTGACCGTCGCCGGTGGCATCCTCACGCTCAAAGGACGCCGGGACGAACTCAAAGACGTGCCTGAAGAGAAATTCCGACGCAGCGAACGGTTCCACGGCAATTGGCAACGATCCGTGACCATTCCCGACCGTGTTCGCGACGAGGAAATGACTGCGGAATTCAATGACGGCATCCTTAAGGTCCATCTACCGAAAGGTGAAGAAACTTCGCCGCGTCAAATCCCGGTAGTGGAAAGTCACGACTCATGA
- a CDS encoding Hsp20/alpha crystallin family protein, with protein sequence MTDQPDSTRSGDEVPIEKQPDDSKALPTSDAPPREGEEYSGEDYGSEERFIFTPPIDIYETDEGLVLHADLPGVSLETLDLQVQDNKLTLFGRVSPPAPPEAQLTHCEYRVGDFLRSFILSDEVDHDRIRATLNNGVLRVVLPKARKSEPRRIQVQTD encoded by the coding sequence ATGACCGATCAACCCGATTCCACACGATCTGGGGACGAAGTCCCGATTGAAAAACAACCGGACGATTCCAAGGCCCTTCCCACCAGCGACGCACCGCCACGGGAAGGTGAGGAATATTCGGGCGAAGATTACGGCAGCGAAGAGCGATTCATCTTCACTCCGCCGATCGATATCTACGAGACAGATGAAGGACTCGTCCTGCATGCCGATCTGCCGGGAGTGTCGCTGGAGACACTCGACTTGCAGGTCCAAGACAATAAGCTCACACTGTTCGGACGGGTTTCGCCCCCGGCTCCGCCGGAAGCCCAATTGACCCACTGCGAGTACCGGGTGGGCGATTTCCTGCGGTCGTTCATTCTCAGTGATGAGGTGGATCACGACCGCATCCGAGCCACACTGAACAACGGTGTGTTACGTGTTGTCCTTCCGAAGGCCAGAAAATCCGAGCCGCGACGGATTCAGGTCCAAACCGATTGA
- a CDS encoding DSD1 family PLP-dependent enzyme — protein MIQEPFGKPLADLDTPAMCIDLEAMDRNIERMASHMRERNVQWRPHQKCHKSPAIAHKLLDAGAIGMTCAKVSDAEVMAGAGVRDLLIANMIVGEQKLERLASLCRWADPVVACDHFVQAEALAEVCRRRGVTCRMIIEVDIGMNRVGVRPGRDTLELAQGIDKLEGVRLAGIMGYEGHLLRIADPDEKRRQINEAIGTLLHCRDRLLENGLNCDIVSAGGTGSYRITADCEGVTELQAGGGIFGDPFYRLECGLSDHESALTVLATVVSRPTLTRAVLDSGRKTLHSDLQLPIVKNFPDAIVQSLSAEHCLVELGPESQNWTIGDKVELFVGYADLTTVLHDRFHGIRDGIVETVWPILGRGKLQ, from the coding sequence GTGATTCAAGAACCTTTTGGCAAGCCGCTGGCGGACCTCGATACGCCGGCGATGTGCATCGATCTCGAAGCGATGGATCGGAATATTGAGCGGATGGCGTCCCACATGCGGGAACGCAACGTTCAATGGCGACCCCACCAAAAATGCCACAAATCCCCTGCGATCGCCCACAAATTGCTGGATGCCGGTGCGATTGGGATGACCTGTGCGAAGGTGTCCGATGCGGAAGTGATGGCCGGTGCCGGGGTACGGGACCTGCTGATTGCGAACATGATCGTGGGGGAACAAAAACTCGAACGATTGGCCAGTCTTTGCCGCTGGGCCGATCCCGTGGTCGCCTGCGATCACTTCGTGCAAGCGGAAGCACTGGCCGAAGTCTGTCGACGTCGCGGTGTGACTTGCCGCATGATTATCGAAGTCGATATCGGCATGAATCGAGTCGGAGTGCGTCCCGGGCGTGACACGCTGGAGTTGGCTCAGGGCATCGACAAGCTCGAAGGCGTGCGTTTGGCCGGCATCATGGGATACGAAGGGCACCTTCTGCGAATTGCCGATCCCGACGAAAAACGACGGCAAATCAACGAAGCGATCGGCACGCTCTTGCATTGTCGCGATCGTCTGCTCGAGAATGGTCTGAATTGCGACATCGTCTCCGCGGGCGGCACGGGGTCTTACCGAATCACTGCCGACTGTGAAGGTGTGACCGAACTGCAAGCTGGCGGCGGCATTTTTGGCGATCCGTTCTACCGTCTCGAATGCGGACTGTCTGATCATGAATCCGCGTTGACCGTGTTAGCCACAGTCGTGAGCCGTCCGACTCTGACGCGTGCGGTACTCGATTCCGGACGCAAAACGCTCCACTCGGATCTGCAACTTCCGATCGTCAAGAATTTCCCCGATGCGATCGTCCAATCACTTTCGGCGGAACACTGCCTGGTGGAACTTGGACCGGAATCGCAAAACTGGACGATCGGCGACAAGGTCGAGTTATTCGTCGGCTATGCCGATCTCACGACGGTCCTGCATGACCGGTTCCATGGCATTCGAGACGGCATTGTCGAAACCGTGTGGCCGATCCTCGGTCGTGGGAAGCTGCAATAA
- a CDS encoding endonuclease/exonuclease/phosphatase family protein, producing MLETESPPDASSSWNGLRFRRDSGFAQFLEWIANSAAVVCIVGLLLRVTFQDRIPRLAVVYYMTPLIMLAVGYLGVAVVYWFRRKRRRATWALVFAVLCSGWWLNSCVFLHASSDATPKMSALLWNTQRGAHSWLKIAEFIRAHDAPIIGLVEAAPIITNHHEFWNREFDDRTVVTFDHQMVVMTQGEVIATEQGVLHPGSFFGRVDLRLHSKTLTVFIVDIKSKAWGTHRANALNALKDRIASVTENPVMVLGDFNTPTDSAFFDTWRPSMRNAFEESGRGQSATWPRPLPVLSLDQIWLAGDIHSLTTRHLTSPYSDHQAVVTELTW from the coding sequence ATGCTTGAAACCGAATCTCCACCCGACGCGTCATCCTCGTGGAACGGTTTGCGGTTTCGCCGGGATTCTGGGTTCGCCCAATTCCTCGAGTGGATTGCCAACTCCGCTGCGGTTGTTTGTATCGTCGGGTTGTTGCTTCGGGTCACATTCCAAGACCGAATCCCGCGACTCGCGGTTGTGTACTACATGACGCCTTTGATCATGTTGGCTGTGGGCTATCTTGGTGTTGCCGTTGTGTATTGGTTTCGTCGCAAACGGCGTCGGGCCACATGGGCACTGGTGTTTGCAGTCCTGTGTTCCGGTTGGTGGCTGAATTCCTGCGTCTTTCTGCATGCCAGCTCCGACGCAACACCGAAAATGTCGGCACTTCTGTGGAACACGCAACGGGGGGCTCACTCTTGGCTGAAGATCGCGGAATTTATTCGCGCTCACGATGCACCGATCATCGGACTTGTGGAAGCCGCACCGATCATCACGAATCACCACGAGTTTTGGAACCGGGAATTTGACGATCGAACGGTTGTCACTTTCGATCATCAAATGGTCGTCATGACGCAAGGCGAGGTGATAGCTACGGAGCAGGGCGTGCTCCATCCGGGATCGTTCTTTGGCAGGGTTGATCTCCGATTGCATTCCAAGACGCTGACGGTGTTTATTGTTGATATCAAGAGCAAGGCTTGGGGCACGCACCGTGCGAATGCCTTGAACGCGCTCAAAGATCGGATTGCAAGCGTCACGGAGAATCCTGTGATGGTCCTCGGCGACTTCAATACGCCGACGGATTCTGCGTTCTTTGATACGTGGCGACCGTCGATGCGAAACGCGTTCGAGGAATCCGGACGCGGCCAATCGGCAACTTGGCCAAGACCGCTACCGGTTCTTTCGCTCGATCAAATCTGGTTGGCCGGTGACATTCATAGTCTCACCACGAGGCATCTTACGTCACCTTATTCCGATCACCAAGCGGTGGTGACGGAACTCACTTGGTAG
- a CDS encoding 3-keto-disaccharide hydrolase, translated as MRTFWKLSVWAVVAIACGSFGAVYAEDKAADEDGWIDLFNGKDLTGWKISENGKWKVEDGKIVVSGERSHLFTKRQFKDFELKAEVMTTPGSNSGIYFHTKFQESGWPELGHEAQVNCTHKDPVKTGSLYNVEKNFKCPHEDNKWFTYDIKVEGQQITLKVDGKTIVDYTEPTDIKGGRKLSSGSIALQAHDPGSVVYYRSIKIRPLNESK; from the coding sequence ATGCGCACGTTCTGGAAATTGAGTGTTTGGGCAGTGGTTGCAATCGCATGCGGTTCGTTCGGAGCCGTGTACGCCGAAGACAAAGCGGCCGACGAAGACGGTTGGATCGATCTCTTTAACGGCAAAGATTTGACCGGCTGGAAGATCAGCGAGAATGGCAAGTGGAAAGTTGAAGACGGCAAAATCGTCGTCAGTGGTGAGCGGTCTCACCTGTTCACGAAACGACAATTCAAAGATTTCGAATTGAAAGCCGAAGTCATGACGACGCCCGGCAGTAACTCGGGAATCTATTTCCACACCAAGTTCCAAGAATCCGGTTGGCCGGAATTGGGGCACGAGGCTCAGGTGAATTGCACGCACAAGGACCCGGTCAAAACCGGCAGCTTGTACAACGTGGAAAAGAACTTCAAATGTCCGCATGAAGACAACAAGTGGTTCACCTACGATATCAAAGTCGAAGGTCAACAGATCACGCTGAAAGTGGATGGAAAAACCATCGTCGATTACACCGAGCCCACTGACATCAAAGGCGGACGGAAACTCAGTTCCGGCAGTATTGCGTTGCAAGCGCACGATCCTGGTAGCGTTGTCTACTACCGCAGCATCAAAATTCGGCCGTTGAACGAGTCCAAGTAA
- a CDS encoding STAS domain-containing protein, protein MQSVLEFHQVLKAEQGEHTIVVTPQGEAFGYRYNDIQTEYNRIYHLFEQPEIKNLVVDFGQIDFIDSTFIGVCLSLAKKAKICKGQSRLCGINDGVRELLKKSQLIENDQFSFLWSECPTREDALAELEPAV, encoded by the coding sequence TTGCAATCGGTTCTCGAATTTCATCAAGTCCTCAAAGCCGAGCAGGGCGAACACACAATCGTCGTCACTCCCCAAGGGGAGGCGTTCGGTTATCGCTACAACGATATTCAAACCGAATATAATCGAATTTACCATTTGTTCGAGCAGCCGGAGATCAAGAACCTCGTGGTTGACTTCGGGCAAATTGACTTCATCGATTCCACGTTCATCGGCGTGTGCCTCAGTTTGGCCAAGAAAGCCAAGATCTGCAAAGGGCAGTCCCGGCTGTGTGGGATCAACGACGGCGTGCGAGAACTGCTCAAGAAGTCGCAACTGATTGAGAACGACCAATTCAGTTTTCTATGGTCCGAATGCCCCACCCGCGAAGACGCTTTGGCCGAACTCGAACCGGCTGTCTGA
- a CDS encoding aminotransferase class IV, translated as MPNRIAYLNGSFVPEHEARVSFYDAGVLWGEMAFESTRTFGGRPFELGHHLRRLDRSLRSLGIDCGLSLAEIERITLETLELNKATETEDMEWQILHNISSGPGGEYRVAFADEELRPTVCIQCFPLIARLAKFANLYETGVQLVIPEQHAMPPDLKNPHVKTRSRLHTQLAIQQANAIEPGAWPLLCTADGLVTEGPSWNVFMVRDGELLTPSTRLVLDGVSRFHTLRLAKEIGLTTHETELTIENFHEADEIFCTATSFCLLYGTTFQQCAIGDGRPGPVYRRLQTAWKSFVDVDFVAQAHNFANRRKEWLEREATAGRVRADH; from the coding sequence ATGCCGAATCGTATTGCTTATCTCAACGGATCGTTCGTTCCGGAACACGAGGCTCGTGTATCGTTTTACGATGCGGGCGTGTTGTGGGGCGAGATGGCGTTTGAATCCACCCGCACGTTCGGCGGCCGACCGTTTGAGCTCGGGCATCATCTGCGGCGTTTGGATCGTTCGCTGCGTTCGTTGGGCATTGACTGTGGCTTATCGCTCGCGGAGATCGAGCGAATCACACTGGAGACTTTGGAACTCAACAAGGCCACCGAAACGGAGGATATGGAATGGCAGATCCTGCACAACATTTCGTCCGGGCCGGGCGGTGAGTATCGGGTTGCGTTCGCCGATGAAGAGCTGCGGCCGACCGTTTGCATCCAGTGTTTCCCACTGATCGCACGGCTTGCAAAATTCGCCAATCTCTATGAGACCGGCGTTCAATTGGTCATTCCTGAGCAGCACGCGATGCCACCGGACCTGAAAAATCCGCATGTGAAGACCCGCAGTCGGCTGCACACCCAATTGGCGATTCAGCAGGCGAATGCAATCGAGCCGGGAGCTTGGCCGTTGCTCTGCACCGCCGACGGGCTGGTTACGGAAGGGCCGTCGTGGAACGTCTTCATGGTGCGTGACGGGGAATTGCTCACGCCATCGACGCGGTTGGTTTTGGACGGTGTCAGCCGGTTTCACACGTTGCGACTGGCGAAGGAAATCGGACTCACCACCCATGAGACCGAATTGACGATCGAAAATTTCCACGAAGCGGACGAAATTTTTTGCACGGCCACGTCATTCTGTTTACTATACGGAACGACATTTCAACAGTGCGCAATTGGCGATGGGCGTCCCGGTCCTGTCTATCGACGACTGCAAACCGCTTGGAAATCGTTCGTTGACGTGGACTTTGTCGCCCAAGCTCACAACTTCGCGAACCGCCGAAAAGAATGGTTGGAACGTGAAGCAACCGCTGGGCGGGTTCGTGCCGATCACTGA
- a CDS encoding SDR family NAD(P)-dependent oxidoreductase, which produces MADSTRLLSGQTALVTGAGRGLGRAFAEQLAALGCQIGVHGMREHGPSEYGEGTTLTDTAKAIGETHGVKTHRVLADLTKPEDVQRIVAEVTSELGPIDILVHNAGGDIAAAGGKPNPNDSVNIKPEDVRSVLERNLLTTVYICQAVASGMMERKQGRIITISSIAAFKGNANSAIYSTAKAGVVEYTRCLAEQLRPHNVNVNTLAPGDTRTGRYLGTRQADPNKLMEGGTLDRIALVDEVARVIRFFAGPDGAFVSGQVLRVDGGSQIWPA; this is translated from the coding sequence TTGGCTGATTCAACACGGTTATTGTCGGGGCAGACGGCTCTCGTTACGGGTGCGGGGCGAGGGTTGGGGCGTGCGTTCGCGGAGCAATTGGCAGCGTTGGGTTGCCAGATCGGTGTGCATGGCATGCGAGAGCATGGGCCGAGCGAATACGGCGAAGGCACCACCCTGACCGATACCGCAAAAGCCATCGGCGAGACGCACGGCGTGAAAACACATCGTGTACTCGCCGACTTGACGAAACCGGAGGACGTGCAACGAATCGTCGCTGAAGTCACCAGCGAACTCGGGCCGATTGACATTCTCGTCCACAACGCTGGCGGTGACATCGCGGCGGCTGGCGGGAAACCGAACCCGAACGATTCCGTCAACATCAAACCCGAAGACGTTCGCAGCGTGCTCGAACGGAATCTGCTCACGACAGTCTACATCTGCCAAGCCGTCGCGTCTGGCATGATGGAACGCAAGCAAGGCCGGATCATCACGATCAGTTCGATCGCCGCGTTCAAAGGCAACGCCAACAGTGCGATCTATTCGACCGCGAAAGCCGGTGTTGTTGAATACACGCGGTGTTTGGCTGAGCAACTCCGCCCGCACAACGTGAACGTCAACACGCTCGCCCCCGGTGATACCCGAACCGGACGGTATCTCGGCACCCGGCAAGCCGACCCGAACAAACTCATGGAAGGCGGGACACTCGACCGGATTGCCCTCGTCGATGAAGTCGCTCGCGTGATTCGCTTCTTCGCTGGCCCCGATGGTGCATTCGTCAGCGGACAAGTTCTCCGGGTCGACGGCGGTAGTCAAATCTGGCCAGCATGA